Part of the Sphingobium lignivorans genome is shown below.
CGAGATGGACGAGACGCTGCGGCTCGCGGCCCGCAAGAGCCTCGACCGCATGCTGGAGATGGCGAGCGGCACGGTGGGGCAGGGCGACATCGGGGCTGTCGGCTCGCAGTAAAGGTCGAGCCGTCATGGCCAGGCTGCGCGCCTTCTGGTTCAGTCTCAACGCGAGCTACTGGTTCTTCCCGGCCCTCTTCTCGGTGCTGGCGGTGCTGACGGCCAGCGTCACCATCGCGCTCGATCATGCCGGCGGCAGCGACTGGATGGCGCGCACGGGCTGGATCGTGCCTGCCCGCCCGGAAGGCGCAAGCAACATCCTCACGGTCATCGCGGGATCGATGATCGGCGTGGCCTCGACCGTCTTCTCGATCACGATCGCCGCCGTCGCCTATGCCAGCGGGAATTACGGCCCCCGGCTGCTCACCAACTTCATGGAGGACAAGGGCAACCAGCTCGCCCTGGGCAGCTTCATCTCCACCTTCGTCTATGCCGTTCTGGTGCTTCGCGCGGTGCGCATGCCCGGCGAGGGCGCCGACGCACATGGCTTCGTGCCGCAGATATCCCTGTTCGTCGCCACTTTGCTCATGGCGCTGTCCGTCGCGGTGCTGGTCTATTTCCTGCATCATATTCCGGCGAGCATCCGCATCAACACCGTGCTGGAGCATGTCGGCAAGCGGCTGATCGCGCAGATCGAGGACCGCTTCCCGAAGGACGGGCAGGACGATGAGCCGGCGGCACCCGCAGGTGGCGCGCCGGTGCCGGCAAGGGCGACCGGCTATGTCACGCTGATCGATTTCGATCGGTTGCAATCCTTCGCTTCCGACCATGATCTCGTCCTCGCGCTCAGCCTGCGGACAGGGGATTTCGTCAATCCGGACGTGCCGCTGCTCAGGGTCCATGGCGCGCTTCCGGATGACGGCGCGGAGACCCTGCGGGGCGCGTTCATGTTCGGCGCGTTGCGCACGCCCGAGCAGGACCCCGATTTCCTGATCGACGAACTGGCGGAAATCGCCTTGCGGGCCCTCTCGCCGGGCATCAACGATCCGTTCACGGCCGTCACGGCGCTGCACTGGCTCGCCGCCGCGACGGCTTCGCTGGCGCGGCGCAATCTCGGGGTCAGCGCGCTGCTGCCGTCCGATGGCAGGCGCCGTGTCTATCCCTGGCCGGATGATTTCGCTCATTATCTGGGGCGCGGCTTCGGTGCCGTGCGCCTGGCCGCAGCCGGCAGCCCGATCGCGGCATGCAAGTTCCTCGAATGCCTGGCCAGCGTGGCGCATGGCTGCCGGGGACCGCGTCGTCGGGCGATGCTGGCGCGGGAAGCGGAGCAGTTGATGGAGCAGGCGCGCCTTGCCCTGGAAGGCCCGGCGCTGGCCCAAGTCGAGGCGGCGTTTTCCGCGATGCGCGAGACCTTCGACCGGCCATGAGCGGGGCAACGGCCCTGGCCGGTTGATGCGGGTCGGCGGCGCGTCTAATCGAGGGGCATGACCAACAGCCTGTCCATCGGAGTCGTGCGCTCCGCTTTCGCCGCCATCCTCCTCACCGGCACCGCCGGGACCGCGCTCCTCGCGCAGACCAGCGAGGCGGAGGACCCGTTTCTCTGGCTCGAGGAGATCGAGGGGCCGCGCGCCATCGCGCAGGTGGAGGCCTGGAATGCCGAGACCGACAAGCTGCTGCGCGCCACGCCGACCTTCGAGAGCGACCGGGCCCGTGCGAGGGCCATTCTCGACGATGAAGCGCAGATCGCGACGCCGGACCGGATCATGGGTGACCGGGTCGTCAACCTCTGGCGCGACGCGAAGAATCCGCGCGGCATCTGGCGCTCCAGCCCGCTCGACGCCTATGTCGCCGGCAAGCCGGTGTGGACGACGCTGATCGACGTCGATGCGCTGGGCAAGGCGGAAGGACAGAGCTGGGTCTGGCATGGCGCGGACTGCCTCGCGCCTGCCTACAAGCGCTGCCTCGTCTCGCTCTCGCCGGGCGGCACCGATGCCGATGTGGTGCGCGAATGGGACATGGAGACCCGCAGCTTCGTGAAGAACGGCTTCACGCTGCCGGAAGCCAAGAGCACCCTCGCCTGGGTGGATGCCGACACGCTGCTGGTCGGCACCGATTACGGCGCCGGATCGATGACCGATTCGGGCTATGCGCGGATCGTCAAGGAATGGAAGCGCGGCACGCCGCTGTCCGCCGCGCGCACCGTGCTGGAAGGCCAGAAGCAGGATGTGAGCATGAGCGCGGGCGCGCGCATGGACGGCGACCGGCGCTGGGTGTTCGGCTATCGCGCGAAGGACTTCTACACTTCCGACATGCTGCTGCGGCGGGCGGACGGGCGCTTCGTGCCGATGCCCATTCCCGACAGCGCCGACATGCGCGGCATCATAGGCGGGCGCGCGGTCGTCTTCCTCAACCGGCCGCTCGGCGACATTCCGGCGGGATCGCTGGTGGCCTGGTCGCTGGCCGACATCGAGGCCGGGCGCGAGACGAAGCCGGAGCTGATCTTCACGCCGACCGCCGCGCAGGCCGTCCAGGATGTCGAGACGACCGACAATCTGGTGTGGATCAGCCTGCTGGACGATGTGCAGGGCCGGTTGCTCGCCCTGACGCGCGACGCGAAGACGGGGCGCTGGGCGAGCCGGGCCGTGCCGCTCGCGGAGAACGCGACCGTCCACCTGCTCAATGGCGCGGGCAAGCGCGATCTCGCCTTCGTCACCGTCGAGGGCATGCTCCAGCCGCCTACGCTGATGGCCGTGCCCGCCAGCGGCGCGCCGGTGCGGGTGCAGAGCCTGCCCGACCGGTTCGACGCCAGCCAGTTCACCGTGGAGCAGCGCTTCGCGACATCGAAGGACCGCACGCGCGTGCCCTATTTCCTCGTGCGCAAGAAAGGCACGAGTGGACCGGTGCCCGCGCTCATCCATGCCTATGGCGGGTTCCGCGCGGCACAGTTGCCGGGCTATCTCACCGGCCAGCCCTATCGCGCCGGGCCGCTCGGCCTGTTCTGGGTGGAGGACGGCAATGCCTATGTGCTCGCCAATATCCGCGGCGGCGGCGAATATGGCCCGGCCTGGCATGATGCGGCACTGCGCGAGAAGCGCCAGAACAGCTTCGATGACCTCCATGCCGTTGCGGAGGATCTGGTGAAGGCCGGGATCAGCCCCAAGGGGAAGATCGGCATTTCCGGCCGCTCCAATGGCGGCGTGCTGGTCGGCGCGGCGCTCACGCAGCGGCCGGACCTCTATGGCGCGGTGATTTCCGGATCGCCGCTCCATGACATGAAGCGCTATTCGAAGCTGCTGGCGGGCGCATCCTGGATGGCGGAATATGGCGACCCGGACAAGCCGGAGGACTGGGCCTTCATCAAGCTCTATTCGCCCTACCAGAATGTGAAGCGGGGCGTGACCTATCCGCCGACCTTCTTCTATCTCTCGACCAAGGACGACCGCGTGCATCCGGGCCATGCCCGCAAGCTGGCGGCGCGGCTGCGCGATTATGGCAACACCGTCTATTATCACGAATATCGCGAGGGCGGCCATTCGGTGGGCGCCGACCATGCCGAGGACGCGATCCGCGCCGCGATGCTCCATGCCTTCCTCAAGCGGGAACTGATGGGCGAAGGCCAGTGAGCGTCGCGACATTCTCGGCGCATGACGCCTTCGCCATCGAGGGGTTCGACCTCGCGGGCTTCGTCGCGGCCACGCTGGCCGAGGACCTCGGGCCCACGGGGCGCGACGTGACGTCCGAGAGCGTGATCCCCGCCGATGCGATGTTCGAGGGCGTGATGGACAGCCGGGACGCGGTGAGCGTCGCGGGCCTGCCGATCGCGGCGGCCTTCTTCCGCGCGTTGGACCCGCAGGTGGAGATCGAGATCCTGGTGGCGGAAGGCGCGCAGGTGACGCCGGGCACTGACCTCATGCGGCTGCGCGGCAAGGCCCGGGCGATGCTCACTGCCGAGCGATCCGCGCTCAACACCGTGCAGCATCTCACCGGCATCGCCACGCTGACGCGCAGCTATGTCGACCGGATCGCCGGCACGGGCGCCATCCTGCTGGATACCCGCAAGACCATCCCGGGCCTGCGCCTGCTGGACAAATATGCCACGCGCATGGGCGGCGCGCAGAACCATCGCATGGGCCTGTGGGATGCGGGGATGATCAAGGACAACCACATCGCCGTCGCCGGCTCGGTCGACGCGGCAGTGGGCGCGGCGAAGGCGGCGGGCGTGGCGCGCATCATCGTGGAAGTCGACCGGATCGACCAGATCGAGCCCGCCATCGCCGCGGGGGCGACGCATCTGCTGCTCGACAATATGAGCCCCGCCGTGCTGCGCGGGGCCGTGACGCTGGTCGGCAAGCGCGTGCCCACCGAGGCGTCGGGTGGCATCCGGCTCGAGAATATCCGCGACTTCGCCGTGACGGGGGTGGACTTCATCAGCGTCGGGCGGCTGACGCAATCGGCCCCGGCGGCGGATATCGGCCTCGATTTTCGGGCATGACCGGCCGGGTGCAGGCAGGCGTCCGGGGACTGGCCTTTGTCCTGCCGGCTCTGGGCGCGCTGCATCTCGCCAGCGCGCCGGCGCAGGCCCAGCTGGCCGCCTGCGCGCTGCCCGAGCAGATCGAGGCGCCACGCCAGGACATCCGGGAGCAGGCGAAGCCCCGGATCATGCCGATCGGCGGCTATCTGCTCGCGCTGAGCTGGTCGCCGCAGCATTGCGCGGAGGCGCGGGATTCGACGAGTTTTCAGTGCGCGGGCAAGGACAATCGCTTCGGCTTCGTGCTGCACGGGCTCTGGCCGCAGGGCACCGGGCGGGACTGGCCGCAATATTGCCGCCCTGCCGAGCGGCTGAGCACGCCGGTGCTACGCGCCAGCCTGTGCGCGACGCCCTCGGTGGACCTGCTCCAGCATGAATGGGCGCGGCACGGCACCTGCATGGCGCGCACGCCCGAGCCCTATTTCGCGGCTGCCCGGCGGCATTATGCGCGGGTACGCTTCCCCGACATGGCGCGTCTGGCGGCGGACGGGACGCTGACGGTCGCGCGCTTCACGCAAGCCTTCATGGCGGCCAACCGGGCACGGCTGCCGGCGCTCGACGCGCGCGCGATTCGCGTGCGGATGACGCAGGACGGGTGGCTCGACGAACTATGGCTGTGCATGGACCGGCAGCAGCGCTTCGCGGCCTGCCGACCCGACTGGAACAAGGGCGCGGCGCCCGGACGGCGGCTGCGCATCCGCCAGCGCTGAAGGCCGATCAGCGCTCGCGCGCGCTCAGCCCTCGATGATCGCCGCCTGCGGGTGATGCCGGTCCAGATGCTTGCGGATGATCCGCAGGTTGCGCGTGTTGGACCGGAAGAACAGATCGAAGGCATCGCCGACCAGCGGGATCGCGCCGATCGCGGTGTCGATGCCGACATTGGCGCTCATGCGCATGAGTTGCCAGCGCGACATGCCCAGATTGCGCGCTTCCCAGACGATCCAGGCGCCCATCGCGGCCGCCAGCAGATCGCCCACGATCGGGACGACGCCGAGGACGGCATCCAGCCCGACGCGCATGCGCGTACCGGGCAGGGTGAAGACGTTCTCGAGGATCTGCTCCATCGCTTCCACGCGCTGGCGCACCGCGCGCGGATCGCGGCCGAGACCGGGCATGCGGTCCAGCCCGGACATCATGTCTTCGAAACGGGGATTGCTGCCAGCCATGGGCACAGATGATCCTCACAAGATGCCGGCAAGGGGTGCCGGCATCTCATTAGTTGGGGATGGCGATCAGCCGGTTCAATGGATGGATGCCGCGCGGCGAGGGCTGGAAGCCGGTGAGGCGGCGCGCCGCCATTGCCCAGCGGATGGGCTGGCCAAGCGGGATATAGCCGGCATGGGCCACGATCAGCGCTTCCGCCTCGGCCAGCAGGCGGGCCTGCTCGCCGGGATCGCTCGCTTCGCGCGCGCCCGAGAGCAGCTTGGTCGAGCGGGGATCGCAAGCGATGCGGGCCGGGCAATCGAGCCGGCTCAGATACCACAAGGCACTGTCGAACGGCGCGACCTCGTCGATGAGGCGCAGATCGGCCGAGGCATCCAGCGCCACCCGGTCAAGCCGCACGCCAAGCTGCCCCAGATCGCGCGCAAGGGCGATGAACAGCACCG
Proteins encoded:
- a CDS encoding DUF2254 domain-containing protein; this encodes MARLRAFWFSLNASYWFFPALFSVLAVLTASVTIALDHAGGSDWMARTGWIVPARPEGASNILTVIAGSMIGVASTVFSITIAAVAYASGNYGPRLLTNFMEDKGNQLALGSFISTFVYAVLVLRAVRMPGEGADAHGFVPQISLFVATLLMALSVAVLVYFLHHIPASIRINTVLEHVGKRLIAQIEDRFPKDGQDDEPAAPAGGAPVPARATGYVTLIDFDRLQSFASDHDLVLALSLRTGDFVNPDVPLLRVHGALPDDGAETLRGAFMFGALRTPEQDPDFLIDELAEIALRALSPGINDPFTAVTALHWLAAATASLARRNLGVSALLPSDGRRRVYPWPDDFAHYLGRGFGAVRLAAAGSPIAACKFLECLASVAHGCRGPRRRAMLAREAEQLMEQARLALEGPALAQVEAAFSAMRETFDRP
- a CDS encoding prolyl oligopeptidase family serine peptidase, translated to MTNSLSIGVVRSAFAAILLTGTAGTALLAQTSEAEDPFLWLEEIEGPRAIAQVEAWNAETDKLLRATPTFESDRARARAILDDEAQIATPDRIMGDRVVNLWRDAKNPRGIWRSSPLDAYVAGKPVWTTLIDVDALGKAEGQSWVWHGADCLAPAYKRCLVSLSPGGTDADVVREWDMETRSFVKNGFTLPEAKSTLAWVDADTLLVGTDYGAGSMTDSGYARIVKEWKRGTPLSAARTVLEGQKQDVSMSAGARMDGDRRWVFGYRAKDFYTSDMLLRRADGRFVPMPIPDSADMRGIIGGRAVVFLNRPLGDIPAGSLVAWSLADIEAGRETKPELIFTPTAAQAVQDVETTDNLVWISLLDDVQGRLLALTRDAKTGRWASRAVPLAENATVHLLNGAGKRDLAFVTVEGMLQPPTLMAVPASGAPVRVQSLPDRFDASQFTVEQRFATSKDRTRVPYFLVRKKGTSGPVPALIHAYGGFRAAQLPGYLTGQPYRAGPLGLFWVEDGNAYVLANIRGGGEYGPAWHDAALREKRQNSFDDLHAVAEDLVKAGISPKGKIGISGRSNGGVLVGAALTQRPDLYGAVISGSPLHDMKRYSKLLAGASWMAEYGDPDKPEDWAFIKLYSPYQNVKRGVTYPPTFFYLSTKDDRVHPGHARKLAARLRDYGNTVYYHEYREGGHSVGADHAEDAIRAAMLHAFLKRELMGEGQ
- the nadC gene encoding carboxylating nicotinate-nucleotide diphosphorylase encodes the protein MSVATFSAHDAFAIEGFDLAGFVAATLAEDLGPTGRDVTSESVIPADAMFEGVMDSRDAVSVAGLPIAAAFFRALDPQVEIEILVAEGAQVTPGTDLMRLRGKARAMLTAERSALNTVQHLTGIATLTRSYVDRIAGTGAILLDTRKTIPGLRLLDKYATRMGGAQNHRMGLWDAGMIKDNHIAVAGSVDAAVGAAKAAGVARIIVEVDRIDQIEPAIAAGATHLLLDNMSPAVLRGAVTLVGKRVPTEASGGIRLENIRDFAVTGVDFISVGRLTQSAPAADIGLDFRA
- a CDS encoding ribonuclease T2 family protein, with the protein product MTGRVQAGVRGLAFVLPALGALHLASAPAQAQLAACALPEQIEAPRQDIREQAKPRIMPIGGYLLALSWSPQHCAEARDSTSFQCAGKDNRFGFVLHGLWPQGTGRDWPQYCRPAERLSTPVLRASLCATPSVDLLQHEWARHGTCMARTPEPYFAAARRHYARVRFPDMARLAADGTLTVARFTQAFMAANRARLPALDARAIRVRMTQDGWLDELWLCMDRQQRFAACRPDWNKGAAPGRRLRIRQR
- a CDS encoding DUF4112 domain-containing protein; the protein is MAGSNPRFEDMMSGLDRMPGLGRDPRAVRQRVEAMEQILENVFTLPGTRMRVGLDAVLGVVPIVGDLLAAAMGAWIVWEARNLGMSRWQLMRMSANVGIDTAIGAIPLVGDAFDLFFRSNTRNLRIIRKHLDRHHPQAAIIEG